From the genome of Arthrobacter sp. SLBN-122:
TGCGGCAGCGGGGACTCAATGAGGACCCGCGCCACCGGAAGTTGCTCCGCCAGGTCAAGGCCGCCCGGCGTCTGCCGTGTGGGGAAACCCTGCAGCAGTGAGGGCTGGACGGAACTGTCAGGAGCCATGGCAGTTACCTCCGTTCAGCGGCCGGGTTGGACAGGAACAGCCAAGCACCGGGCACTGACATTGGACTTCCGGCCTGGGTGATTGTGCTTCCGCCCTGGGCGGGAGTGGACTAGGCGTTGAAGAATGCCTTGAGCTCGTCCACCCGGTCCAGGCGTTCCCAGGTGAAGTCGGGCTCATCCCGGCCGAAGTGTCCATGCGCAGCAGTTTTGGCGTAAATGGGCCGCTTCAGGTCGAGGGCGTCGATGATGGCGCGGGGCCGAAGGTCGAAGATCTCCGCGATCGCGGCGCTGATGCGCGCAGGATCCACGGTTTCGGTGCCGAAGGTTTCAACGTAGGTTCCCACGGGGCGGGCCTGGCCGATGGCGTAGGCGATCTGGATCTCGGCGCGCTTGGCCAGTCCGGCAGCCACAACATTCTTGGCAACCCAGCGCATGGCGTAGGCGGCCGAGCGGTCCACCTTGGAGGGGTCCTTGCCGGAGAAGGCTCCGCCGCCGTGGCGGGCCATGCCGCCGTACGTGTCAACGATGATCTTCCGGCCGGTGAGGCCGGCGTCGCCCACCGGGCCGCCGATCACGAATTCACCGGCCGGGTTAAGGATGTTGGCCGCCCGGGAGATGTCCAGGTTGGCGCCGGCGAGGACGGGTTCAATGACGACGGCGGCGAGGTCAGCGCGCAGCTGCTCGAGGCTTGCGCCCTCGGCGTGCTGGCTGGAAATCACCACCGTTTCCACGGACACGGGCACGTCCTTGTCGTAGCCCACCGTCACCTGGGTCTTGCCGTCGGGGCGGAGGTACGGCAGCTGGCCGGTCTTGCGGACCTCGGTGAGCCGTTCGGAGAGCCGGTGGGCCAGCCAGATGGGCGTTGGCATGTAGGAGGGGGTTTCGTCGCTGGCATAGCCGAACATCAGGCCCTGGTCGCCGGCACCCTGGAGGTCATAGTCGTCCTCCTGCCGGCCTTCGCGTGCCTCAAGAGAGTTGAACACGCCGCCGGCGATGTCGTTGGACTGCTGGCCGATGGAGACTGATACGCCGCAGCGGGCACCGTCGAAGCCGTTGGCCGAGGAGTCGTACCCGATGCCCAGGATGGTCTCGCGGACGATCTGCGGGATTTCGACGTAGGCGTCGGTGGTGACTTCGCCTGCCACGTGCACCAGGCCCGTGGTGGCCATGGTCTCCACGGCCACGCGGGACTCGGGGTCCGCGGCCAG
Proteins encoded in this window:
- the metK gene encoding methionine adenosyltransferase, which produces MTLPLHLPQTHGATPSALRLFTSESVTEGHPDKICDQISDAILDALLAADPESRVAVETMATTGLVHVAGEVTTDAYVEIPQIVRETILGIGYDSSANGFDGARCGVSVSIGQQSNDIAGGVFNSLEAREGRQEDDYDLQGAGDQGLMFGYASDETPSYMPTPIWLAHRLSERLTEVRKTGQLPYLRPDGKTQVTVGYDKDVPVSVETVVISSQHAEGASLEQLRADLAAVVIEPVLAGANLDISRAANILNPAGEFVIGGPVGDAGLTGRKIIVDTYGGMARHGGGAFSGKDPSKVDRSAAYAMRWVAKNVVAAGLAKRAEIQIAYAIGQARPVGTYVETFGTETVDPARISAAIAEIFDLRPRAIIDALDLKRPIYAKTAAHGHFGRDEPDFTWERLDRVDELKAFFNA